The Rhizobium etli 8C-3 genome has a segment encoding these proteins:
- a CDS encoding ribulose-phosphate 3-epimerase produces the protein MTSKSLLGGAIAALPRHRLLGEFSLWSADLANVERDLHRIEPYVDLHHIDVADARFTPGFLFFPDFVARIAKLTAKPIHVHLMVEAEIVEEQTRQFIEAGADLVSVHAETGEAGLRAIKLAKRLGAEAGVVLRLETPVAEAEPFLAEVAFFTLLGTSIGVKGQSLSDKACGRLGEARSMIRRAGREKAIVLAADGGIREQTVPLLRAAGAETVVLGSLAFGDEDLPGRIAWLHALESPF, from the coding sequence ATGACGTCGAAATCTCTCTTGGGTGGCGCCATCGCCGCATTGCCCCGGCACAGACTGCTCGGCGAATTTTCGCTCTGGTCCGCAGATCTTGCCAACGTCGAGCGCGACCTTCACCGCATCGAGCCCTATGTCGATCTTCACCATATCGACGTTGCCGACGCGCGTTTCACGCCTGGCTTTCTGTTCTTTCCCGATTTTGTCGCCCGCATTGCCAAGCTGACGGCAAAACCCATTCATGTGCACCTGATGGTCGAAGCCGAGATTGTCGAGGAGCAAACACGCCAGTTCATCGAGGCGGGCGCCGATCTCGTCAGTGTTCATGCCGAGACCGGCGAAGCCGGTTTGCGCGCGATAAAACTTGCAAAGCGGCTCGGGGCAGAAGCCGGCGTCGTTCTGCGGCTGGAAACACCGGTCGCCGAGGCAGAACCGTTCCTCGCCGAGGTCGCCTTCTTCACGCTGCTCGGGACGTCGATCGGCGTCAAGGGACAAAGCCTTTCGGACAAGGCCTGCGGGCGACTGGGCGAAGCGCGGTCGATGATCAGGCGTGCCGGACGCGAAAAGGCAATTGTCCTTGCTGCAGACGGCGGCATTCGCGAACAGACCGTTCCGCTGTTGCGGGCAGCTGGGGCGGAGACGGTCGTGCTCGGATCACTGGCGTTCGGCGACGAGGATCTGCCAGGTCGTATTGCTTGGCTGCATGCTTTGGAAAGCCCGTTCTGA
- a CDS encoding ROK family protein, which produces MSRIALAFDLGGTELRAALVGDGGNLLAFASMPTLANDGPDAVIEQIAMLAQKTCSQVPDAKPLGIGIGAPGPLDPVAGILTAPPTLAGWREVPLASRLQDRLNLPVRLENDANAAALGEWHFGAGRGAASLVFVTVSTGIGGGVISDGRIVHGRRGLAGEIGHMTITSEGDRCLCGAVGCFEAVASGTALGRRATALTKPGDGSTLRRLSREGDVTGRHVVEAARSGDETALGLIDREARWLGIGFTNLLHLYSPDIIVMGGGISYGYDLLRKPIEATIQERAMPAYRDVPVVPAQLGGHAGLVGAASLILLN; this is translated from the coding sequence ATGAGCAGGATTGCGCTTGCATTCGATCTGGGCGGGACGGAGCTGCGCGCCGCACTGGTTGGTGACGGTGGCAATCTGCTGGCGTTCGCCTCCATGCCAACACTTGCCAACGATGGACCGGATGCGGTCATCGAGCAGATCGCGATGCTCGCGCAGAAAACCTGTTCGCAAGTTCCCGACGCCAAGCCGCTTGGTATCGGCATCGGAGCGCCTGGCCCGCTCGATCCGGTCGCGGGCATCCTTACCGCACCACCAACCCTGGCGGGCTGGCGTGAAGTCCCGCTTGCGAGCCGCCTTCAGGACCGCTTGAACCTGCCTGTGCGGCTGGAGAACGATGCGAACGCCGCCGCTCTCGGCGAATGGCATTTCGGGGCCGGCCGCGGCGCGGCCTCGCTGGTTTTCGTCACCGTGTCTACCGGCATCGGCGGCGGGGTGATCTCCGACGGCCGCATCGTGCATGGACGCCGAGGGCTCGCAGGCGAAATCGGCCATATGACCATCACGAGCGAGGGCGATCGATGCCTTTGCGGGGCGGTGGGCTGCTTCGAGGCTGTAGCGTCGGGTACTGCGCTTGGCCGGCGTGCCACCGCTTTAACAAAGCCAGGCGACGGCTCGACGCTGCGAAGGCTGTCGCGCGAGGGCGACGTGACGGGCCGACATGTCGTCGAGGCTGCGCGAAGCGGTGACGAAACAGCACTTGGGCTGATTGACAGGGAAGCACGCTGGCTGGGCATCGGCTTCACCAATCTGCTCCATCTCTACTCGCCCGATATCATCGTCATGGGTGGTGGAATTTCCTATGGCTATGATCTGCTTCGCAAACCGATCGAGGCGACCATTCAGGAGCGAGCGATGCCGGCCTATCGCGACGTGCCGGTTGTGCCGGCGCAGCTCGGCGGGCATGCCGGCTTGGTGGGCGCCGCAAGCTTGATCCTTCTCAATTGA
- a CDS encoding ABC transporter substrate-binding protein produces MTQKTSLESETSASATTTLSRRNFLRTTAAGAAATALGNFTIFSRQARAAEPLRVLCWPGYEERDVIGEFEDLYKTKVEFKIYIGGEQMLQFFAQTPPGTFDAIISDAEYVQKLKASKAIDAYKTDGFAELANYHPKFRDFSPTKGEAAGTVYGIPTRFSFYGISYNTDEMSAEEATDWNTLLDQKYAGKIGMFDWYLPNLGNASLAINPGNQTPYTISDDQLAKVKEFLTKLRPQIGMFGSSNQPIAQAMLAGDIVASPTGDLDIDLKLAGYDNFSSTIPKQGGIRWQEVACVCSASKNKDLALEWVKYMTSPKVQSKLVYTKAFKARGPNMKIVDYWDDEQKKLLSYVPDPQNPGKMLVETLIDRSMPRGLPTNQPEQAWIDIFNEFKTA; encoded by the coding sequence ATGACGCAGAAGACTTCCTTGGAAAGCGAGACTTCAGCTTCGGCGACGACCACTCTGTCTCGACGCAACTTTTTGAGAACGACGGCCGCCGGCGCTGCGGCGACTGCGCTCGGCAACTTCACGATCTTTTCGCGCCAGGCACGTGCAGCAGAGCCGCTGCGCGTACTGTGCTGGCCAGGGTATGAAGAGCGCGACGTCATCGGCGAGTTCGAAGATCTCTACAAGACGAAGGTGGAGTTCAAAATCTATATTGGCGGCGAGCAGATGCTGCAGTTCTTTGCCCAGACCCCGCCCGGCACTTTTGACGCCATCATCTCCGACGCCGAATATGTCCAGAAGCTGAAGGCCAGCAAGGCCATCGATGCTTACAAGACCGATGGGTTCGCAGAACTTGCCAACTATCATCCGAAGTTCCGCGATTTTTCCCCGACCAAAGGGGAGGCAGCCGGCACGGTTTACGGCATCCCAACACGCTTCTCCTTCTACGGCATTTCCTACAATACCGACGAGATGTCGGCAGAAGAGGCGACCGACTGGAACACGCTGCTCGATCAGAAATATGCAGGTAAGATTGGCATGTTCGACTGGTATCTGCCAAATCTCGGCAACGCCAGCCTGGCCATCAATCCCGGCAACCAGACCCCTTACACGATCAGCGACGATCAGCTTGCCAAGGTCAAGGAGTTCCTGACCAAGCTACGGCCGCAGATCGGTATGTTCGGCTCTTCCAACCAACCGATCGCGCAGGCAATGCTCGCCGGTGACATCGTCGCCTCCCCGACCGGCGACCTCGACATTGATCTGAAGCTTGCAGGCTACGACAACTTCTCATCGACAATCCCGAAGCAGGGCGGCATCCGCTGGCAGGAAGTGGCCTGCGTGTGCTCGGCCTCGAAGAACAAGGACCTCGCATTGGAATGGGTCAAGTACATGACCTCCCCCAAGGTCCAGTCGAAACTCGTCTATACGAAGGCTTTCAAAGCACGCGGCCCGAACATGAAGATCGTCGACTACTGGGATGACGAGCAAAAGAAACTGCTCTCCTATGTCCCGGACCCGCAGAACCCCGGCAAGATGCTGGTCGAGACGCTGATCGATCGCTCGATGCCGCGTGGTCTGCCGACGAACCAGCCCGAACAGGCCTGGATCGATATCTTCAACGAGTTCAAGACAGCCTGA
- a CDS encoding ABC transporter ATP-binding protein, with amino-acid sequence MTPPPADLELLSITKRFSDFVAVDSVNLKVGRGEFVAIMGPSGCGKTTLLRIMAGLETATSGQLYVRGNDVSDVPVNLRSTRLVWQNYALFPHLDVAGNIAFGLTLKPHDKAVVAGKVKAMAELTGLSDFLGRKIGQLSGGQKQRVALARALVTEPEILLLDEPLSALDAHLRIRMQGELRRIQQQLGMAFIYVTHNQIEAFSMADRVVVMNKGRIEQIDGPEEMYARPKTEFVASFVGTNNLFSGRIQAIGSGTALVHCAHGQVNVAIDDPPPVGTAVVVVVQADRLSSTPTGASGENRLEATLRGREYGGSHNVYLLDLIDGTEVKMIVQQVLPVEINQSVSTYFAPSDASLIRGTV; translated from the coding sequence ATGACCCCTCCCCCCGCCGATCTCGAACTTCTGTCGATCACCAAGCGCTTCAGCGATTTCGTTGCAGTGGACTCGGTCAACCTTAAGGTGGGACGCGGGGAATTCGTGGCGATCATGGGTCCTTCCGGCTGCGGCAAGACGACCCTCCTGCGCATTATGGCCGGTCTTGAGACCGCAACGTCCGGCCAGCTCTATGTCCGTGGCAACGATGTCTCGGACGTGCCGGTCAACCTGCGTTCCACCCGGCTCGTATGGCAGAACTACGCGTTGTTTCCGCATCTCGACGTGGCCGGAAATATCGCCTTCGGCCTGACGTTGAAGCCCCATGATAAGGCGGTCGTTGCTGGCAAGGTGAAGGCGATGGCCGAACTCACCGGCCTTTCCGACTTCCTCGGGCGCAAGATCGGCCAGCTTTCCGGCGGCCAGAAGCAACGGGTAGCACTTGCCCGTGCCCTTGTCACCGAACCGGAAATCCTGTTGCTCGACGAGCCGCTGTCGGCTCTCGACGCGCATCTGAGAATCCGCATGCAAGGTGAGCTGCGCCGCATCCAGCAGCAGCTCGGCATGGCCTTCATCTACGTCACCCACAATCAAATTGAGGCCTTCTCCATGGCAGACCGGGTTGTGGTCATGAACAAGGGCCGGATCGAACAGATCGACGGACCTGAGGAAATGTATGCCCGGCCGAAGACGGAATTCGTCGCCAGCTTCGTTGGAACCAACAATCTTTTTTCCGGGCGTATTCAAGCAATCGGTTCGGGAACGGCGCTCGTCCATTGCGCCCATGGCCAAGTGAACGTCGCGATCGATGATCCGCCACCGGTCGGCACCGCGGTCGTCGTGGTGGTGCAGGCCGACAGGCTCTCAAGCACGCCGACCGGCGCGAGCGGCGAAAATCGGCTCGAGGCCACCTTACGCGGGCGTGAATATGGGGGCTCCCACAATGTCTACCTGCTCGACCTGATTGACGGCACCGAGGTCAAGATGATCGTGCAGCAGGTGCTGCCGGTCGAGATCAACCAATCGGTCAGCACGTATTTTGCACCCTCTGATGCCTCACTAATCAGGGGAACGGTATGA